The DNA window CCGCCGCCTGGCCTGGCAGCCCCCCGAGGAGATCACCGACGACACGGTCGCGGAGACCCTGCGCACCTTCGGCGCCCGCGAATGGCAGATCACCCTCCTCCTCCCCGCCCTGACCGAGGCCCTCCACCTCCCGACCTCCTGACGCCCGACCCCAGCGTCGATCATGAAGTTGGCGGCAGTTTCGGAGATCGACATCGCCGCCAACTTCATGATCGACCGGGCGGGTGCGCTCGCGGGGTGTGTGGGGTTGACCACACGGGGGGTGGTGTCGGCGGTGGTTACTGGCGAGTAGCATCCGGGGAAACGCCAGTGCCGGCTAGGAGGCTCCAAGTGCCCCGTGAAGTTCGCGATGTCGTCTTCGTCGACGGCGTCCGCACCCCGTTCGGCAAGGCGGGTGGCATGTACGCCAACACCCGCGCCGACGACCTGGTGATCCGCTGCATCCGCGAGCTGATGCGGCGCAACCCGCAGCTGCCGCCGGAGAAGGTGGAGGAGGTCGCCATCGCGGCCACCACCCAGATCGGCGACCAGGGCCTGACCATCGGCCGCACCGCCGCCCTGCTGGCCGGCCTGCCCAAGACGGTGCCCGGCTTCGCCATCGACCGCATGTGCGCCGGCGCGATGACCGCCGTCACCACCGTGGCCAGCGGCATCGCCGTGGGCGCGTACGACGTGGCCATCGCCGGCGGTGTCGAGCACATGGGCCGGCACCCGATGGGCGAGGGCGTCGACCCCAACCCGCGGATCATCGCGGAGAAGCTGGTCGACCCGTCCGCGCTGGTCATGGGCGCCACCGCGGAGAACCTGCACGACCGGGTCCCGCACATCACCAAGGAGCGCACCGACGCGTTCGCGCTCGCCTCGCAGCAGAAGACCGCCAAGGCGTACGCCAACGGCAAGCTCCAGGGCGACCTGGTGCCGGTGGCGATCCGCGACCCGGAGGCCGGCTGGGGCCTGGCCACCACCGACGAGGCTCCCCGGGAGACCTCGCTGGAGAAGCTCGCCACCCTCAAGACCCCGTTCCGCCCGCACGGCAAGGTCACCGCGGGCAACGCGGCCGGCCTGAACGACGGCGCCACCGCGGCCCTGCTCGTCGCCGAGGAGACCGCCCGCGAGCTGGGCCTGCCGATCGGCATGCGGCTGGTGTCGTACGGCTTCGTCGGCGTCGAGCCCGAGGTCATGGGCGTCGGCCCGATCCCGTCGACCGAGAAGGCGCTGCGCATCGCCGGCCTGAGCAT is part of the Micromonospora halotolerans genome and encodes:
- a CDS encoding thiolase family protein: MPREVRDVVFVDGVRTPFGKAGGMYANTRADDLVIRCIRELMRRNPQLPPEKVEEVAIAATTQIGDQGLTIGRTAALLAGLPKTVPGFAIDRMCAGAMTAVTTVASGIAVGAYDVAIAGGVEHMGRHPMGEGVDPNPRIIAEKLVDPSALVMGATAENLHDRVPHITKERTDAFALASQQKTAKAYANGKLQGDLVPVAIRDPEAGWGLATTDEAPRETSLEKLATLKTPFRPHGKVTAGNAAGLNDGATAALLVAEETARELGLPIGMRLVSYGFVGVEPEVMGVGPIPSTEKALRIAGLSIDDIGLFELNEAFAVQVLAFLDHFGIADDDPRVNPWGGAIAIGHPLASSGVRLMTQLARQFAEHPEVRYGLTAMCIGIGMGGTVIWENPHWEGGDK